A genomic window from Sporosarcina sp. Marseille-Q4063 includes:
- a CDS encoding polyprenyl synthetase family protein: MTNKLNAFIEKNVREIENRLTELLSQKRSPKSLQSSMIYSVNAGGKRIRPLLVLATLEDLGASSKDALQVACAVELIHTYSLIHDDLPSMDNDDFRRGKLTNHKVYGEAMAILAGDALQTLAFEILTSLNNTSPEVAIKLIRLLSVASGAEGMVAGQVLDIEGEEMDLTLEQLERIHLNKTGALLSFCIEAGALLADVDNENMINLQKFAKNIGLTFQIQDDILDVTSTTEELGKNVGSDESSGKVTYPSLLGLDKAKEQLAIHHQLARNSLAFINNEESLLLQFADYIVNRKH, translated from the coding sequence ATGACGAATAAACTTAATGCATTCATTGAAAAGAACGTTCGTGAAATTGAAAATAGGTTAACTGAACTGCTTTCACAAAAACGCTCCCCAAAATCGCTTCAATCATCAATGATTTATTCTGTAAATGCAGGCGGGAAAAGAATTCGTCCGTTATTGGTTTTGGCAACGCTAGAAGATCTTGGCGCTTCATCAAAAGATGCATTACAAGTTGCATGTGCTGTTGAACTCATACACACATACTCACTTATACATGATGATTTACCGAGTATGGACAATGATGATTTTAGACGCGGAAAATTGACTAACCATAAAGTATACGGTGAAGCTATGGCAATACTAGCAGGGGATGCGCTGCAAACATTAGCCTTCGAAATATTGACAAGTCTTAACAATACCTCGCCAGAAGTCGCAATCAAACTTATTCGACTACTATCCGTCGCCTCCGGGGCAGAAGGAATGGTAGCTGGTCAAGTCCTCGACATCGAAGGGGAAGAAATGGATTTAACTTTGGAGCAACTGGAGCGTATCCATTTGAACAAAACCGGCGCACTTCTTTCGTTTTGTATCGAAGCAGGCGCATTACTTGCTGATGTCGATAATGAGAACATGATAAATTTACAAAAATTCGCCAAAAACATTGGGTTAACTTTCCAAATACAAGATGATATTTTAGATGTGACATCGACAACTGAAGAACTTGGGAAAAATGTTGGCAGCGATGAATCTAGTGGAAAAGTTACTTATCCTAGTCTACTAGGACTAGATAAAGCGAAGGAGCAACTTGCTATTCATCATCAATTAGCAAGGAATTCATTAGCGTTTATTAACAATGAAGAATCATTACTACTTCAATTTGCTGATTATATCGTTAATCGTAAGCATTAA
- the dxs gene encoding 1-deoxy-D-xylulose-5-phosphate synthase translates to MNLTKIENPSFIKKMNKEQLRELAEDIRQFLVEKLSVTGGHIGPNLGVVELTLMLHKVFDSPKDKILWDVGHQAYVHKILTGRAGDFDTLRQFKGLCGFPKMNESEHDVWEAGHSSTSLSAAMGMAVARDIKGDENYVIPVIGDGALTGGMALEALNHIGHEKTNMLVILNDNEMSIAPNVGALHTILGKLRTAGKYNSAKDELEYILKKIPAVGGRVASAAERVKDSLKYLLVSGVFFEELGFTYLGPVDGHDFSDLERNLQYAKKMEGPVLLHVITKKGKGYRPAEDDKIGTWHGTGPYKIETGDFVKSSSVAPSWSGLIADSLSDLARVDKRIVAITPAMPVGSKLESFAAEFPDRFFDVGIAEQHATTMSAGLATQGMKPFLAIYSTFLQRAYDQILHDISRQNLNVFIGIDRSGLVGADGETHQGVFDIAFLRHMPNLVIMMPKDENEGQHMVKTAIEYNDGPIALRYPRGNGLGVSLDESTYSIPIGSWEILRDGTDAAILTFGTSIPMALEAAEMLEEKGINARVVNARFIKPLDSMMLDEMFSMKIPIMTVEEGVLAGGFGSAVLEYAHDVSYSEAPIQRMGIPDKFIEHGDVNELLAEIGMTADHLSQNVLSILPKKTVERGVV, encoded by the coding sequence GTGAACCTCACTAAAATCGAAAATCCGTCTTTTATTAAAAAAATGAATAAAGAACAATTAAGAGAGCTTGCTGAGGATATTCGACAGTTTCTTGTTGAAAAATTATCTGTAACTGGCGGACATATTGGACCGAATCTTGGTGTGGTTGAACTAACGCTTATGCTTCATAAAGTTTTCGACAGCCCTAAGGATAAAATCTTATGGGATGTCGGACACCAGGCTTATGTTCATAAAATTTTAACGGGACGCGCGGGGGATTTTGATACGCTTCGGCAATTCAAAGGCCTTTGCGGGTTTCCGAAAATGAATGAAAGCGAACATGATGTTTGGGAAGCAGGTCATAGTTCAACTTCATTATCAGCCGCTATGGGAATGGCTGTAGCTCGGGATATTAAAGGTGATGAAAATTATGTCATTCCTGTAATCGGCGATGGTGCGCTGACAGGCGGCATGGCGCTTGAGGCGCTGAATCATATCGGACACGAAAAAACCAATATGCTTGTCATCTTGAATGATAATGAAATGTCGATCGCGCCGAATGTCGGAGCGCTTCATACGATTTTAGGAAAACTAAGAACTGCAGGAAAATATAATTCTGCCAAAGATGAATTGGAATATATTTTGAAAAAGATTCCTGCCGTTGGTGGTAGAGTGGCATCGGCCGCTGAACGTGTAAAAGATAGCTTGAAATATTTACTCGTTTCGGGCGTCTTTTTTGAAGAGCTCGGTTTTACTTATTTAGGCCCAGTAGATGGCCATGACTTTTCGGATTTGGAAAGAAATCTTCAATACGCTAAAAAGATGGAAGGACCTGTACTTCTTCATGTAATTACCAAAAAAGGTAAGGGATATCGTCCTGCCGAAGATGACAAAATAGGAACATGGCACGGCACTGGTCCTTATAAAATTGAAACAGGAGATTTTGTTAAATCATCTTCTGTCGCACCATCTTGGAGCGGTCTTATTGCTGATTCGTTAAGCGATTTAGCACGTGTTGATAAACGAATCGTAGCGATAACGCCTGCAATGCCTGTTGGATCCAAACTGGAATCATTTGCAGCAGAATTTCCAGACCGATTTTTCGATGTTGGTATTGCTGAACAACATGCGACAACAATGTCAGCTGGGCTTGCAACTCAGGGAATGAAACCGTTCTTGGCGATTTACTCGACCTTTTTACAACGGGCATATGATCAAATCCTCCATGATATTTCACGCCAAAATCTGAATGTTTTCATTGGTATTGACCGCTCCGGACTTGTTGGAGCCGATGGTGAAACGCATCAAGGCGTTTTTGATATTGCATTTTTGAGACATATGCCTAATTTGGTCATCATGATGCCTAAAGACGAAAATGAAGGCCAACATATGGTGAAAACTGCAATCGAATACAATGATGGTCCCATTGCTTTACGCTATCCACGCGGAAATGGCTTAGGAGTATCCTTGGATGAAAGTACTTATTCAATACCAATCGGTTCATGGGAAATTTTACGTGATGGAACTGATGCGGCAATATTAACCTTCGGCACGTCTATCCCGATGGCACTTGAAGCTGCGGAGATGCTAGAGGAAAAAGGTATTAACGCCCGTGTCGTCAATGCTCGCTTTATTAAGCCGCTTGATTCAATGATGCTTGATGAAATGTTTAGTATGAAAATACCAATTATGACTGTAGAAGAAGGCGTTCTTGCTGGAGGATTCGGAAGTGCTGTTCTTGAATATGCGCATGACGTTTCGTATTCCGAAGCCCCGATTCAACGAATGGGTATTCCGGATAAGTTCATAGAACACGGCGATGTGAATGAATTGCTTGCAGAAATAGGCATGACTGCCGATCATTTATCCCAAAACGTTCTTTCTATTTTACCGAAAAAGACCGTAGAAAGAGGCGTCGTTTAA
- a CDS encoding TlyA family RNA methyltransferase: protein MAGEEKERVDVLLVKRGLVETREQAKRSIMAGIVFSANTRMEKPGERIFTDAPLEVKGSTLKYVSRGGLKLEKALEVFDVDTKDKIVLDIGASTGGFTDCALQNGAAHCYALDVGYNQLAWKIRQDPRVTVMERMNFRYATAELFTDGQPQFATIDVSFISLALILPTLKKIISDGGNVIALVKPQFEAGKGKVGKKGVVKERSTHFEVLKKLADMSLNEGFTLRGASFSPVTGAEGNIEFLFHLTADESPVKSYTDDTFNALIDVAYKELQ, encoded by the coding sequence ATGGCTGGTGAAGAAAAAGAACGAGTAGATGTTCTTCTCGTAAAAAGAGGACTAGTGGAAACAAGGGAACAAGCTAAACGTTCAATAATGGCTGGCATTGTATTTTCTGCTAATACTCGAATGGAAAAGCCGGGTGAAAGAATTTTCACCGATGCGCCTTTGGAAGTAAAAGGAAGTACATTGAAATACGTTAGTCGCGGCGGTTTAAAGTTAGAAAAAGCCCTTGAAGTTTTTGATGTTGATACAAAAGATAAAATCGTTTTGGACATCGGTGCTTCAACGGGCGGCTTCACTGATTGCGCATTGCAAAATGGGGCAGCCCATTGTTACGCTTTAGATGTTGGGTATAATCAGCTTGCTTGGAAAATCAGACAAGATCCACGCGTAACCGTGATGGAACGAATGAATTTTCGTTATGCCACAGCAGAATTATTTACTGATGGGCAGCCGCAATTTGCAACAATTGATGTTTCATTCATCTCGTTAGCACTTATTTTGCCGACATTAAAAAAGATTATTTCGGACGGCGGAAATGTCATTGCTCTTGTGAAACCTCAATTTGAAGCTGGCAAAGGAAAAGTTGGGAAAAAGGGTGTCGTAAAAGAACGTTCCACTCATTTCGAAGTACTGAAAAAACTTGCGGATATGTCTTTAAATGAAGGATTTACGCTACGGGGTGCATCATTTTCACCTGTGACGGGCGCAGAAGGAAATATTGAATTTTTATTTCATTTAACCGCTGATGAAAGTCCGGTCAAATCTTATACTGACGATACATTTAACGCGCTCATTGATGTCGCTTACAAAGAATTGCAATAG
- the ahrC gene encoding transcriptional regulator AhrC/ArgR: MNKGHRHIRIRDIISNNDVETQDELVQSLKDAGVDVTQATVSRDIKEMHLIKVPTNNGNYKYSLPPIHSYNTEEKLHRAMTDAFVSIDGAGHFLVLKTLPGNAQAVGSLLDHLKWEEMLGTICGDDTCLIICRDETKLPDVKEKLLAML; encoded by the coding sequence TTGAATAAAGGGCATAGACATATACGGATACGGGATATTATTTCCAACAATGATGTTGAAACACAGGACGAGCTTGTACAAAGCTTGAAAGATGCTGGTGTAGATGTTACACAAGCGACTGTTTCACGTGATATAAAAGAAATGCATCTAATTAAAGTTCCAACAAATAATGGGAATTACAAATATAGTTTACCACCGATCCATTCATACAATACTGAAGAAAAATTGCATCGAGCAATGACGGATGCTTTTGTTAGTATCGATGGTGCTGGACATTTTCTTGTCCTTAAAACACTGCCGGGAAATGCACAAGCGGTAGGTTCCCTTCTTGACCATTTGAAATGGGAAGAAATGTTGGGAACGATTTGCGGAGATGATACTTGCCTGATAATTTGCAGGGACGAAACAAAGTTACCGGACGTAAAAGAAAAATTACTTGCGATGCTTTGA
- the recN gene encoding DNA repair protein RecN, translating to MLNEISIKNFAIIEQLDVRFENGLTVLTGETGAGKSIIIDAVQLIAGGRGSQRFIRHGANRAELEGHFSIEDSKHPVINTLQQFGIEVEDGVIILRRDLNSNGKNVCRINGNLVTIAVLREVGNQIIDIHGQHENQELMHERRHIHLLDQYAGNKMEEAYASYLELYNKYLKLKRKLEAADENEQQVAQRIDLYSFQLKEINEAQLEIGEDEKLEDEQRKLQNFNRLYERLNTAYESISGDSRALDWVGSAMSDMEDAAEVDRDLANQLESISTSFYTLQETAHELRNRIDDLEFDPARLDIVEERLALHIALKRKYGNTTEDILIYRDKIADELESLINRDERLLVEQEKLIQLKKDLEIEAEELSIIRRNSAKQLEIAILEQLQQLHMEKASFKVMIDRKKGFDITGYDDIAFHISTNVGEPLKPLVKVASGGELSRLMLALKTIFSKHQGITSIIFDEVDTGVSGRVAQAIAEKIAMVASHSQVLCISHLPQVAAMADQHYLIKKEVKNKRTTTAIENVHNKERTNELSRMLSGAETTPLTLKHAEELLTLAAVRKKSFR from the coding sequence ATGTTAAATGAAATTTCAATTAAAAATTTCGCGATCATTGAACAACTTGATGTTCGATTTGAAAATGGACTTACTGTGTTAACTGGCGAGACGGGAGCAGGAAAATCGATAATTATCGATGCTGTTCAATTGATAGCGGGTGGACGCGGATCGCAACGCTTTATTCGCCATGGGGCAAATCGAGCTGAGCTTGAAGGGCATTTCAGCATCGAAGATTCAAAGCATCCGGTCATTAATACATTGCAACAATTCGGTATCGAAGTAGAAGATGGAGTTATAATTTTACGTCGAGATCTTAATAGTAACGGGAAAAATGTTTGCCGGATAAACGGTAATCTCGTTACAATTGCGGTATTAAGAGAAGTAGGCAATCAAATCATTGACATTCACGGTCAACACGAAAACCAAGAATTAATGCATGAACGCAGGCATATTCACCTATTAGATCAATATGCAGGGAACAAAATGGAAGAAGCGTATGCTAGTTATCTAGAATTATATAATAAGTATTTGAAATTGAAGAGAAAATTAGAAGCAGCCGATGAAAATGAACAGCAAGTTGCTCAACGAATCGATCTTTATTCTTTTCAATTAAAAGAAATAAATGAGGCACAACTTGAAATCGGGGAAGATGAAAAACTTGAAGATGAACAGCGAAAACTTCAAAACTTCAATCGTCTTTATGAACGTTTAAATACCGCGTACGAGTCCATAAGTGGCGATTCGCGCGCACTCGATTGGGTGGGCTCTGCCATGAGTGACATGGAAGACGCAGCGGAAGTCGATCGGGATTTGGCAAACCAATTAGAGTCGATTTCTACGAGCTTTTACACTTTGCAAGAAACTGCACATGAACTTAGAAATCGAATAGACGATTTGGAATTTGACCCTGCCAGATTGGATATTGTCGAGGAAAGACTTGCATTACATATCGCATTAAAACGAAAATATGGGAATACAACAGAAGATATTTTAATTTACCGAGATAAAATTGCTGATGAACTTGAAAGTTTGATAAATCGTGATGAACGATTGCTCGTCGAACAAGAAAAATTAATTCAACTTAAAAAGGATTTAGAAATTGAAGCAGAAGAACTGTCCATTATTCGACGCAATTCAGCCAAGCAATTAGAAATCGCAATTTTGGAGCAACTTCAACAACTACATATGGAAAAAGCATCATTCAAGGTCATGATAGACCGTAAAAAAGGGTTTGACATCACTGGCTACGATGATATTGCATTTCATATTTCTACAAACGTTGGCGAGCCTTTAAAACCTCTTGTCAAGGTCGCTTCGGGCGGTGAACTATCGCGACTAATGCTGGCATTAAAAACAATATTTTCAAAACATCAAGGAATCACTTCGATTATTTTTGATGAGGTGGACACTGGAGTGAGTGGACGAGTCGCACAAGCGATTGCAGAAAAAATTGCAATGGTTGCGAGTCATTCCCAAGTGCTTTGTATTTCTCATTTACCGCAAGTTGCGGCAATGGCTGATCAGCATTATTTAATCAAAAAAGAAGTGAAAAACAAAAGAACGACCACCGCAATTGAAAATGTTCATAATAAGGAACGAACAAATGAATTATCACGAATGCTTTCCGGCGCAGAAACAACGCCGCTAACGCTAAAACACGCGGAAGAACTCCTGACGCTTGCTGCAGTGAGAAAGAAAAGTTTCAGATAA
- a CDS encoding SpoIVB peptidase S55 domain-containing protein, producing MGWSKQFRLIVTFSVVLLFLPINTGTASGNDESLIPMGHSIGIKMDLSGVFITNDVLLGKDEWLRAGDLIGEVDNVKISKLKILEQTLSSIRDKEGVKLLVSRNGETFQVKSDSEAIKRLIPFLKDSTEGTGTLTYVDPKNGTYGALGHQIIDSSLKTPPQFKVGSIHLSEIEQIRKSVPGNPGYKISTIVKDEETLGTINKNGIYGIFGLWNGSHDEVLSEPLVIMHPSDVKVGAAEIYTTVKGTTVESFSIRITSVEKDQFHFVLTDSKLLEMTGGILQGMSGSPVIQNGKFVGAVTHMFVDEPEKGAALFLETMRKGEK from the coding sequence ATGGGATGGAGTAAGCAGTTCAGGTTGATTGTAACGTTTTCTGTCGTCTTGCTGTTTTTGCCGATCAATACGGGAACGGCATCCGGGAATGATGAATCACTTATTCCGATGGGTCATTCAATCGGCATAAAAATGGATTTGTCAGGTGTTTTTATTACGAATGACGTTTTACTTGGCAAAGACGAATGGTTGAGAGCTGGCGATCTTATTGGAGAAGTTGACAATGTAAAAATTTCAAAGCTAAAAATTTTGGAGCAAACATTATCATCGATTCGTGACAAGGAAGGCGTAAAATTACTTGTCTCAAGGAACGGAGAAACATTTCAAGTCAAGTCAGATAGCGAAGCAATAAAACGGCTAATTCCATTCCTAAAAGACAGCACAGAAGGTACAGGAACCTTAACGTATGTGGATCCAAAAAACGGAACATATGGTGCGCTAGGTCATCAAATTATCGACAGTTCATTAAAAACGCCACCACAATTTAAAGTAGGCTCGATTCATCTTTCCGAAATTGAGCAAATCCGGAAAAGTGTCCCAGGGAATCCGGGATATAAAATATCAACAATCGTTAAAGATGAAGAAACGCTCGGAACTATAAACAAAAATGGAATTTACGGCATTTTTGGTTTGTGGAATGGCTCTCATGATGAAGTCTTATCCGAACCACTTGTTATTATGCATCCTTCAGATGTCAAAGTGGGTGCAGCGGAAATATATACGACTGTAAAAGGCACAACGGTTGAGTCTTTTTCAATTCGAATCACAAGCGTTGAAAAAGATCAGTTCCATTTTGTCTTAACGGATTCAAAATTACTGGAAATGACCGGCGGAATTTTGCAAGGGATGAGTGGAAGTCCGGTAATCCAAAACGGAAAATTTGTTGGTGCAGTCACCCATATGTTCGTGGATGAACCAGAAAAAGGTGCAGCGCTTTTTTTGGAAACGATGCGTAAAGGGGAAAAGTAA
- the spo0A gene encoding sporulation transcription factor Spo0A, producing the protein MDTIKVAIVDDNKELVKTMKSYFEKHPEIEIVWTGHNGKVCLTMLEEIVPDVLLLDIIMPHLDGIAVLETIGGSSKYKDLHIIMLTAFGQEDVMTQAADLGASYFMLKPFEFDRLTNQIFQVAGTKKPSIPISQPGGGSAPGTVSQKVLDTTITGIIKEIGVPAHIKGYAFLREAIQMVYSDVELLGSVTKVLYPDIASKFNTTPSRVERAIRHAIEVAWNRGNYEVISKMFGYTVHHLKSKPTNSEFIAMIADKIRLEHMAS; encoded by the coding sequence TTGGATACTATAAAAGTTGCAATTGTAGATGATAACAAAGAACTTGTAAAAACGATGAAGTCTTATTTTGAAAAACACCCAGAAATTGAAATTGTTTGGACTGGGCATAATGGGAAAGTTTGTTTGACAATGCTAGAAGAAATAGTACCTGATGTACTACTTCTTGACATAATTATGCCTCATCTAGATGGTATTGCAGTTCTAGAAACGATCGGCGGTAGTTCGAAATATAAAGATTTACACATTATCATGCTAACAGCATTTGGACAAGAAGATGTCATGACACAAGCGGCAGATTTAGGCGCATCCTATTTTATGCTGAAACCGTTTGAGTTCGATCGACTGACCAATCAAATATTTCAAGTAGCGGGCACTAAAAAGCCGTCCATTCCAATATCACAACCAGGTGGGGGATCAGCACCGGGGACTGTAAGTCAAAAAGTACTGGATACGACAATCACTGGAATAATTAAAGAAATTGGCGTTCCAGCGCATATTAAAGGCTATGCATTTCTTCGTGAGGCAATCCAGATGGTTTATTCCGACGTAGAACTCCTTGGTTCGGTCACAAAAGTCCTTTATCCTGATATCGCATCAAAATTTAACACGACACCTTCTCGCGTGGAACGTGCAATTCGACATGCTATTGAAGTTGCCTGGAATCGAGGGAATTACGAGGTTATTTCAAAAATGTTCGGATACACTGTCCATCATTTGAAAAGTAAACCGACGAATAGTGAATTCATTGCGATGATCGCTGATAAAATCAGGCTTGAACATATGGCAAGCTGA
- a CDS encoding DUF2627 domain-containing protein, whose protein sequence is MARLAAFIVLLIPGVFAAGGIKLMRDSLYGIIFFPFPASWVQFLIGLIMFSAGLAFFAGFLLRRDRKNGRVQERFVKKDGSRQ, encoded by the coding sequence ATGGCACGCTTAGCGGCTTTTATTGTACTTTTAATTCCAGGAGTTTTTGCTGCTGGTGGAATAAAGCTGATGAGGGATTCATTATACGGAATTATTTTCTTCCCTTTTCCAGCAAGTTGGGTACAATTTCTAATAGGGCTCATTATGTTCAGTGCGGGGTTGGCATTTTTCGCAGGTTTTCTACTTCGCCGCGACCGAAAAAATGGACGTGTACAAGAGCGCTTTGTAAAAAAAGATGGATCACGACAATAA
- a CDS encoding sigma 54-interacting transcriptional regulator, with the protein MQNVLIVGAGTGGLIILDLLQNLDFMNVKAIIDTDERAPGITRAKELGIHYGSDWKVHLSPNIHIVFDVSGNEAVFAELLKARSNHTVLIPDSVANLLVRLLEENDTYTKRIRAEVHKQRMVFDSVDEGMIGINKHGKVDFFNNSAARMTGTSIEDAIGKKITDVVPTSRLTHVFDSGRSELNKELVLQNGLKIVTSRYPLHDHKGKIVGAFAVFKDMTEVLALAEEITDLKKVQTMLEAIIHSSDDAISVVDENGNGILVNPAYTRITGLTADEVIGKPAAVDISEGESIHMKVLKTRQPVRGVNMRVGENNNEVIVNVAPIIVDRQVRGSVGVIHDITEMRNLMNELDRARTIIRKLESTYTFDDVYGKSTDIEIAIEQAKLAARNSIPVLLRGEAGSGKELFAHAIHSESEQKFGKFVRVNCTNHPVNLEAELFGNLDDTNTNNLNDSLFMQSKNGTLFLDEISDMPLEVQEKVLIYLREGIIYPYGNDDPIRLPVRIIAASSKNLEKAMHDGTFLEDLYYLLNRISIQIPSLRSRKEDIPVIVENILIKLNQEFGMNVKGISKEAQNFLKRFDWPGNVRELENVLSRAMIYSNQGKTILELEDVTKSLFTENHAAEDSVLPEKSTLASIMDDYEKTILETALRENDGNKSTTANRLGISLRSLYYKLEKFNLV; encoded by the coding sequence TTGCAAAACGTTCTCATTGTCGGGGCGGGGACAGGCGGCTTAATAATTCTGGACCTACTCCAAAATCTAGATTTTATGAATGTGAAAGCAATCATTGACACAGATGAAAGAGCACCAGGGATTACCCGAGCAAAAGAACTTGGAATTCATTATGGAAGTGACTGGAAAGTACATCTTTCGCCAAACATACATATTGTTTTTGATGTGTCAGGAAATGAGGCAGTTTTTGCCGAATTATTAAAGGCGAGATCCAATCATACTGTATTGATACCCGATTCAGTAGCAAACCTTCTTGTTCGCCTACTTGAAGAGAATGATACATACACAAAACGGATTCGTGCCGAAGTCCATAAACAACGGATGGTTTTTGACTCCGTAGACGAAGGTATGATCGGCATTAATAAGCATGGGAAAGTAGACTTTTTTAATAATAGTGCTGCTCGTATGACGGGTACGTCAATTGAGGATGCTATTGGAAAGAAGATTACTGATGTAGTACCAACGTCAAGATTGACCCATGTCTTTGATTCAGGTAGGTCAGAGTTAAACAAAGAATTAGTTCTGCAAAATGGTCTTAAAATAGTCACATCAAGATACCCGCTACATGATCATAAAGGGAAAATAGTAGGCGCATTTGCGGTATTTAAAGATATGACAGAAGTTTTGGCACTTGCAGAAGAAATCACAGACTTGAAAAAAGTACAAACAATGCTCGAAGCAATTATTCATTCAAGCGATGATGCGATTTCCGTTGTAGATGAAAATGGAAATGGAATACTTGTTAATCCCGCCTACACGCGCATTACTGGTCTGACAGCGGACGAGGTAATAGGGAAACCCGCTGCCGTTGATATTAGCGAAGGTGAAAGTATTCATATGAAAGTATTGAAAACCAGGCAGCCTGTTCGAGGCGTTAATATGCGCGTCGGTGAAAACAACAATGAAGTCATTGTCAACGTTGCGCCGATAATCGTCGATAGGCAGGTTCGAGGTAGTGTCGGGGTCATTCATGATATTACCGAGATGAGAAACTTAATGAATGAGCTTGACCGGGCACGCACAATTATTCGTAAACTGGAATCGACCTATACATTTGATGATGTGTATGGAAAATCCACGGATATTGAAATTGCGATTGAACAAGCTAAGCTTGCTGCACGAAACAGTATACCCGTTTTGCTTCGAGGCGAAGCAGGAAGCGGAAAAGAATTATTCGCGCATGCAATTCATAGTGAAAGTGAACAAAAGTTCGGTAAATTCGTGCGGGTCAATTGTACGAATCATCCAGTAAATTTGGAAGCTGAGTTATTTGGCAACCTTGATGATACAAACACAAATAACCTGAATGACAGTTTGTTTATGCAATCAAAGAACGGCACACTTTTTCTAGACGAAATTTCAGATATGCCGTTGGAAGTACAAGAAAAAGTACTGATTTATTTACGTGAAGGGATTATTTATCCATACGGCAATGATGATCCAATACGTTTACCCGTTCGCATAATTGCAGCATCATCTAAAAATCTGGAAAAAGCGATGCATGATGGTACGTTTTTGGAAGACTTATATTACTTATTGAACAGGATTTCAATTCAGATTCCTTCTCTTCGTTCACGAAAAGAAGATATTCCGGTCATTGTCGAGAACATACTGATTAAGTTAAACCAAGAATTCGGCATGAATGTAAAGGGAATATCAAAAGAGGCACAAAACTTTTTAAAGCGCTTCGATTGGCCTGGAAATGTTCGGGAGTTAGAAAACGTCCTAAGTCGAGCAATGATTTATAGCAATCAGGGAAAAACTATTCTAGAACTAGAAGATGTAACAAAATCTCTTTTTACCGAAAATCATGCAGCAGAAGATTCTGTTCTTCCAGAAAAAAGCACGCTTGCTTCAATAATGGATGATTACGAGAAAACCATTCTTGAAACAGCACTTCGCGAAAATGATGGCAATAAATCGACTACCGCCAACAGACTAGGAATTTCTCTTAGATCACTTTATTATAAGTTAGAAAAATTTAACCTCGTGTAA
- the yqiS gene encoding phosphate butyryltransferase — MTTLASIVEKAAMQDDPIVAVASAADMEVLTAVYEAVNNGIASFILFDDQEKIHHLLSQNYRELLANDKIQIYHTENLKESAVEAVKAVSSGQAHVLMKGNIPTSVLLKEVLNSEYGLRTGKVLSHVAAFEVPNYDRLLFVTDAAMNIAPDLDAKAQIIRNAVATAHACGIDQPIVAPLAAIETINSAMTPTIDAASLVVMNQRGQIDGCIIEGPLALDNAISTEAATQKGITGPSAGKADILVAPNIEAGNILYKSLMYFAQAKVGAVIQGASAPIVLTSRADSAESKLYSLALAILSTSTN, encoded by the coding sequence ATGACAACACTTGCTTCAATTGTTGAAAAAGCAGCTATGCAAGATGATCCTATCGTAGCGGTCGCTTCTGCAGCTGATATGGAAGTGCTTACAGCGGTTTATGAAGCAGTAAATAACGGAATTGCGTCATTTATATTATTTGACGACCAAGAAAAAATTCATCATTTACTTTCGCAAAACTATCGTGAGTTACTCGCCAATGATAAAATACAGATTTATCATACTGAAAATCTGAAAGAATCAGCGGTTGAGGCTGTAAAAGCGGTTTCCAGTGGACAAGCGCATGTATTGATGAAAGGAAATATTCCAACGTCAGTACTTTTGAAAGAAGTTTTAAATAGCGAGTACGGCCTTAGAACAGGGAAAGTACTTTCTCATGTTGCAGCATTTGAAGTGCCAAACTATGATAGACTCTTGTTTGTTACAGATGCGGCCATGAATATAGCGCCAGATCTCGACGCAAAAGCGCAAATCATCCGGAATGCAGTTGCAACTGCCCATGCATGCGGGATTGATCAACCAATCGTTGCGCCTCTTGCGGCTATTGAAACGATTAATTCTGCGATGACACCAACGATTGATGCAGCTTCACTAGTTGTTATGAATCAGCGCGGTCAGATTGACGGTTGTATAATAGAAGGTCCATTGGCACTCGACAATGCAATTTCAACAGAAGCTGCCACACAAAAAGGCATAACTGGTCCATCGGCTGGGAAAGCCGATATCTTAGTGGCACCAAATATCGAAGCAGGAAACATTTTATATAAATCACTCATGTATTTTGCACAGGCGAAGGTTGGCGCTGTCATCCAAGGAGCCAGCGCGCCAATCGTATTGACTTCGAGAGCAGATAGTGCAGAAAGCAAACTTTATTCGCTTGCACTTGCAATCCTTTCTACATCAACGAATTGA